One Candidatus Zixiibacteriota bacterium genomic window carries:
- the rplS gene encoding 50S ribosomal protein L19 yields the protein MKRIAQLEKSMKREDVPAFGSGDTLRVHVKIKEGDKERIQVFQGTVIGRRGGGVGETFTVRKISGGVGVERVFPLHSPNVARIEKVRSGKVRRAKLYYLRELTGKSARIREQLTESSDDLTADAAERDAAGEPTGPKTPSGSAAESTDEPTA from the coding sequence ATGAAACGCATTGCCCAACTCGAAAAAAGCATGAAGCGGGAGGATGTCCCCGCGTTCGGCTCGGGCGATACGCTGCGGGTCCACGTGAAAATCAAAGAAGGGGACAAGGAGCGTATACAGGTGTTCCAGGGAACGGTGATCGGCCGCCGCGGCGGCGGCGTCGGCGAAACGTTCACCGTCCGCAAAATCTCCGGCGGCGTCGGCGTCGAACGCGTCTTTCCCCTCCACTCGCCCAACGTGGCCAGAATCGAGAAAGTGCGCAGCGGCAAGGTCCGCCGCGCCAAGCTCTACTACCTGCGCGAGCTCACCGGGAAGTCGGCCCGTATCCGCGAGCAACTCACGGAGTCGTCCGACGACCTGACGGCGGACGCAGCCGAGCGGGACGCCGCCGGCGAACCGACCGGGCCCAAGACGCCCTCCGGTTCGGCGGCCGAGAGCACGGACGAGCCGACGGCGTAA
- a CDS encoding S9 family peptidase — translation MPDRLLISSAPVSLTRPMQAMVAKLYSPALLPAVALERITYLSDSLKVSGYLARPAAEGRYPVVIWNRGGYREHGALDDFRAMLILGSTAQWGYVVLATQYRGNAGSEGTESWGDKDVDDALNLIPLAETLPFCDPRRIAIEGASRGGMTTYRALARESRFRCAIVHAGLADLFALAELRGQMRSWLDELFGDLSPAEKERELGRRSAVYFADRFPDHVPLLMLHGSADTRVPLSQSEALAAELARFGKPHRLVVIPGGGHVALKDGSYREVDRHRKAWLAQHLVG, via the coding sequence ATGCCCGATAGGCTTCTCATCTCCTCCGCCCCGGTGTCGCTGACTCGCCCGATGCAGGCGATGGTCGCGAAACTGTATTCCCCCGCGTTGCTCCCCGCGGTCGCGCTCGAACGAATCACCTATCTCTCCGACAGTCTGAAAGTCAGCGGCTACCTCGCGCGGCCGGCGGCGGAGGGGCGGTACCCGGTCGTGATCTGGAACCGCGGCGGCTACCGGGAGCACGGGGCGCTCGATGATTTTCGCGCCATGCTCATCCTCGGCTCGACCGCCCAGTGGGGGTATGTCGTGCTGGCGACGCAGTACCGGGGGAACGCCGGTTCGGAGGGGACCGAGAGCTGGGGGGATAAGGATGTCGACGACGCGCTCAATCTGATTCCGCTGGCCGAGACGCTCCCCTTCTGCGACCCGCGCCGGATCGCTATCGAAGGTGCGAGCCGCGGCGGGATGACGACCTATCGGGCGCTCGCGCGCGAATCCCGCTTTCGCTGCGCGATCGTGCACGCCGGACTGGCGGATCTCTTTGCGCTGGCCGAACTCCGGGGGCAGATGCGCTCGTGGCTGGACGAGCTGTTCGGTGACCTCTCCCCGGCCGAGAAAGAGCGCGAACTGGGGCGGCGGTCGGCGGTGTATTTTGCGGACCGGTTTCCCGACCACGTGCCGCTGCTCATGCTTCACGGCAGCGCGGACACGCGCGTGCCGCTGTCGCAGTCGGAGGCGCTGGCCGCCGAACTGGCGCGGTTCGGCAAGCCGCACCGGCTGGTGGTGATCCCCGGCGGAGGGCATGTGGCGCTCAAGGACGGCTCCTATCGGGAGGTGGATCGCCATCGGAAAGCGTGGTTGGCGCAGCACCTGGTCGGGTAG
- the trmD gene encoding tRNA (guanosine(37)-N1)-methyltransferase TrmD, with protein MKFELITLFPDYFRLALGQSLLGKARERRLFDIEVINLRDFATDRHRTVDDTPFGGGGGMLLKVEPLDRCLASLGYRRRGQDGPPHERERIILTSAAGATFRQDAAVRYSLCERVTIICGHYLGVDERILQLYEVDEVSIGDYVLTGGEPAAAVLVDAVARLIPKVLGNFESALEDSYMNQLLGTPSYTRPAVYEGLAVPEPLLSGNHAEIRDYRRRRALERALERRPDLLAAAELTDEERAWIARRRREQGAPPADSAGAADENEM; from the coding sequence ATGAAATTTGAACTGATCACGCTCTTCCCGGACTACTTCCGCCTGGCCCTCGGGCAGTCGCTTCTGGGAAAAGCGCGCGAGCGGCGGCTCTTTGACATCGAGGTGATCAACCTGCGCGACTTCGCCACCGACCGGCACCGCACTGTCGACGACACCCCCTTCGGCGGGGGCGGCGGCATGCTCCTGAAAGTCGAGCCGCTCGACCGGTGCCTGGCCTCGCTCGGTTACCGCCGGCGCGGGCAGGACGGTCCGCCCCATGAGCGGGAGCGGATCATCCTGACCTCGGCGGCGGGTGCGACCTTTCGCCAGGACGCGGCCGTGCGCTACTCGCTGTGCGAGCGGGTCACGATCATCTGCGGGCACTACCTCGGCGTGGACGAGCGGATCCTGCAGTTGTACGAAGTGGACGAGGTGTCGATCGGCGACTATGTGCTGACCGGCGGCGAACCGGCCGCGGCGGTGCTGGTCGATGCGGTCGCCCGGCTGATCCCGAAAGTGCTGGGGAACTTCGAGTCGGCGCTCGAAGACTCCTACATGAACCAGTTGCTCGGCACCCCGAGCTACACCCGGCCCGCCGTGTACGAAGGCCTGGCCGTGCCGGAGCCGCTGTTGTCGGGCAACCACGCCGAGATCCGGGACTACCGCCGCCGCCGCGCGCTTGAGCGGGCGCTCGAACGCCGGCCCGACCTGCTGGCGGCGGCCGAACTGACCGATGAGGAGCGCGCCTGGATCGCCCGGCGGCGGAGAGAACAGGGCGCGCCGCCGGCCGACAGCGCCGGCGCCGCCGATGAAAACGAGATGTAG
- a CDS encoding RsmD family RNA methyltransferase has product MRRRKQRQFEFTIVAGDLKGRRITAPDLGSTRPPLSRVRKAIFDFLTPHLEGAAYLDLFSGTGSYLFEAVSRGAAFALGVEQERLLADAINRQAAALGVADRLRCLRDDVFRTIAHLSDDSRRWPVIMLAPPQYRGMIDRTLAALREHPLSAPGGLLICQHDSSETGRIDFLDFSIQQRRAYGNTTFTVVEA; this is encoded by the coding sequence ATGAGGCGACGGAAGCAGCGGCAGTTCGAATTCACTATCGTGGCGGGCGATCTCAAGGGGCGGCGCATCACGGCCCCGGATCTCGGCTCGACCCGCCCGCCCCTCTCCCGCGTGCGCAAGGCGATCTTCGACTTCCTCACCCCCCACCTCGAGGGCGCCGCCTACCTCGATTTGTTCAGCGGCACCGGCTCGTACCTGTTCGAGGCGGTTTCGCGGGGCGCGGCGTTCGCCCTGGGGGTGGAGCAGGAGCGGCTGCTAGCCGATGCCATCAACCGCCAGGCGGCTGCGCTCGGCGTCGCCGACCGCCTCCGCTGCCTGCGCGACGACGTCTTCCGGACAATCGCGCACCTGTCCGACGACTCCCGCCGCTGGCCCGTAATCATGCTCGCGCCCCCGCAGTACCGGGGGATGATCGACCGCACGCTGGCCGCGCTCCGCGAACACCCGCTCTCCGCCCCCGGCGGCCTCCTCATCTGCCAGCACGACAGTTCCGAGACCGGCCGCATCGACTTTCTTGATTTTTCGATTCAGCAGCGCCGCGCCTACGGCAACACCACGTTCACTGTCGTGGAGGCGTGA
- a CDS encoding KH domain-containing protein → MKEFVEYIVKSVVDNPDDVEVSEVQGSRTTVYELRVAQADLGKVIGKAGQTAKAIRTLLAAAAARRGKRAVLEILE, encoded by the coding sequence ATGAAGGAATTCGTCGAGTACATCGTCAAGTCGGTGGTGGACAATCCGGATGACGTGGAAGTCAGCGAGGTCCAGGGAAGCCGCACCACGGTCTACGAACTTCGGGTGGCCCAGGCGGATCTGGGGAAAGTGATCGGCAAGGCCGGGCAGACGGCCAAGGCGATTCGCACGCTCCTGGCGGCCGCCGCCGCGCGGCGGGGCAAACGGGCGGTGCTGGAAATCCTCGAGTAG
- the rpsP gene encoding 30S ribosomal protein S16 produces MAVHIRLLRMGKKKQPFYRIVAADSRRARGGRFLEVLGTYNPIKKPAAVSLLEDRVTKWLDDGAVPSDTVRSLLTQTGMMEKYARAKAGQDVSAIQIRPTITERRKRTRRMKKATVAAAADAPKAEAAPPAGEKTE; encoded by the coding sequence TTGGCCGTTCACATTAGACTGCTTCGGATGGGCAAGAAGAAACAGCCCTTCTATCGGATCGTCGCGGCGGATTCCCGCCGGGCGCGCGGCGGGCGCTTTCTGGAAGTGCTCGGCACCTACAACCCGATCAAGAAGCCGGCCGCGGTGAGTCTGCTCGAGGACCGGGTCACCAAGTGGCTGGACGACGGCGCCGTTCCCTCGGATACGGTGCGCTCGTTGTTGACCCAGACGGGGATGATGGAGAAGTACGCCAGGGCGAAAGCCGGCCAGGACGTCAGCGCGATCCAGATCCGCCCGACCATCACCGAGCGCCGCAAGCGCACTCGGCGGATGAAGAAGGCGACCGTCGCGGCGGCGGCCGACGCGCCCAAAGCCGAGGCCGCTCCGCCCGCGGGAGAGAAAACCGAATAG
- the rimM gene encoding 16S rRNA processing protein RimM, with the protein MEYVRVGWLGRTRGVGGDVWVTPDTDFPERFLGLKEIFVRNRDQWERLAIAHALLIGGRPVLRFAGISSPEEARRLTNRELAVARDRVCELPAGSHYIFELVGCAVYDEAAVLIGELVDVESYPANDVYVIRTPEGGRKCLPAARPFVKDIDTAGKRIVIDPAGLFDAAGAAPRDTGNEI; encoded by the coding sequence GTGGAGTACGTGCGCGTTGGCTGGCTGGGCCGCACCCGCGGCGTCGGCGGCGATGTCTGGGTGACCCCCGACACCGATTTTCCCGAGCGGTTTCTCGGCCTGAAAGAGATTTTCGTCCGGAACCGCGACCAGTGGGAACGCCTCGCCATCGCCCACGCCCTCCTCATCGGCGGCCGGCCCGTCCTCCGCTTCGCGGGGATCTCCTCGCCCGAGGAGGCGCGCCGGCTGACCAACCGGGAACTGGCGGTCGCCCGCGACCGGGTGTGCGAGCTGCCGGCGGGCAGCCACTACATCTTCGAGTTGGTCGGCTGCGCGGTGTACGACGAGGCCGCGGTGCTCATCGGCGAGCTGGTGGACGTGGAGTCGTACCCGGCCAACGACGTGTACGTGATCCGGACTCCGGAGGGCGGCCGCAAATGCCTGCCGGCGGCGCGGCCGTTCGTAAAGGATATTGACACGGCCGGCAAGCGGATCGTGATCGACCCCGCCGGCCTGTTCGACGCGGCCGGCGCGGCGCCGCGCGACACCGGCAATGAAATTTGA
- a CDS encoding PASTA domain-containing protein: MPQIRATRLEKGEGRAETWLSRYLPYGTRRRKIALWAGLPLAILLVLYFIMDNIVMMQVTRHGEEFTLPNFEGQTMIEASVTLDNLGLSGEVASYEFAPGTPKGVIINQFPRAATKVKDGRRIKFVVSAGQKMITIPSLAGESVRQAMLDLETAGLKLGEIAWAFSDTLPERVVVFSYPAAGTEIPLGAPVNLMVNRGRASSFTYVPHVVGLTLAEAQKRIEDKNLRVGVVTYKKDDAYLPETVLEQSDPPGAELDIHTEIDLVVSKTD; encoded by the coding sequence CCCGACTGGAGAAGGGAGAAGGCCGGGCCGAGACCTGGCTGAGCCGGTATCTCCCGTACGGCACCCGCCGGCGGAAGATCGCTCTCTGGGCGGGTCTCCCGCTGGCCATCCTCCTGGTGCTCTATTTCATCATGGACAATATCGTGATGATGCAGGTGACCCGCCACGGCGAGGAATTCACGCTGCCCAATTTCGAGGGGCAGACCATGATCGAGGCCTCGGTCACGCTGGACAACCTCGGTCTCAGCGGCGAGGTGGCCTCCTACGAGTTTGCGCCGGGGACCCCCAAGGGGGTGATCATCAACCAGTTCCCGCGGGCCGCGACCAAGGTCAAGGACGGCCGGCGGATCAAGTTTGTCGTCTCGGCCGGCCAGAAGATGATCACCATCCCGTCGCTCGCGGGCGAGTCGGTGCGGCAGGCGATGCTGGATCTGGAGACGGCGGGGCTGAAGCTGGGCGAAATCGCCTGGGCCTTCTCCGACACCCTGCCGGAGCGCGTCGTCGTGTTTTCGTACCCGGCGGCCGGGACCGAAATCCCGCTCGGCGCGCCCGTGAACCTGATGGTCAACCGGGGGCGGGCCTCCAGTTTCACCTATGTGCCGCACGTGGTCGGGCTGACGCTCGCCGAGGCACAGAAGCGGATCGAGGACAAGAACCTCCGGGTCGGGGTGGTCACGTACAAGAAGGACGACGCCTATCTTCCGGAGACCGTGCTGGAGCAATCGGACCCGCCGGGGGCGGAACTGGACATTCACACCGAGATCGATTTGGTGGTGAGCAAGACGGACTGA
- the ffh gene encoding signal recognition particle protein, translated as MFSALSDKLEDVFKKLRGAGRLSEKNIRDAMREVRQALLEADVNYKVAKRFVAAVEAKAVGEEVLRSIEPGQQVIKIVHDELVLLLGGKAEPLAPLDRAPTIFMVCGLQGSGKTTLCGKIALWAKRKNKKPLVVAADIYRPAAVKQLRVLAESIQVPHFSLDGAAPPEICREALRHAERSFIDLVILDTAGRLHVDEEMMVELQQIKEQVRPHEILLVADAMTGQDAVNVAREFHDRLAITGVVLSKLDGDARGGAALSIREVTGTPIKLASVGEKLGDLEPFHPDRLASRILGMGDIVTLVERAQEHIDQAQAEKMQQKLLRAKFDFEDFLEQMEQIKKMGPLDSLLQMIPGVGKALKGVSVEPKEMERMAAIIKSMTIEERRNPGMIDGSRKKRIAAGSGNSVQTINQLLKQFTAMQKMFHNMNKGNLKGIPKGMLPFG; from the coding sequence ATGTTTAGCGCGTTAAGCGACAAGCTCGAAGACGTCTTCAAGAAACTTCGCGGCGCCGGCCGGTTGTCGGAGAAGAACATTCGCGACGCCATGCGCGAGGTGCGCCAGGCGCTGCTCGAGGCGGACGTCAACTACAAGGTCGCCAAGCGCTTTGTCGCCGCCGTCGAGGCCAAGGCGGTCGGCGAGGAAGTTCTCCGGTCGATCGAACCGGGCCAGCAGGTGATCAAGATCGTCCACGACGAGCTGGTCCTCCTGCTCGGCGGCAAGGCGGAACCGCTCGCGCCGCTCGACCGCGCGCCCACGATCTTCATGGTGTGCGGGCTCCAGGGCTCGGGAAAGACGACGCTCTGCGGGAAGATCGCTCTCTGGGCGAAGCGGAAGAACAAGAAGCCGCTCGTGGTGGCGGCCGACATCTACCGCCCGGCCGCGGTCAAGCAGCTGCGCGTGCTGGCCGAGTCGATTCAGGTGCCGCACTTTTCGCTCGATGGCGCGGCGCCGCCGGAAATCTGCCGCGAGGCGCTCCGCCATGCCGAGCGCAGTTTTATCGACCTCGTCATCCTCGACACCGCCGGCCGTCTGCACGTCGACGAGGAGATGATGGTCGAGCTGCAGCAGATCAAGGAGCAGGTGCGCCCGCACGAGATTCTCCTTGTGGCCGACGCGATGACGGGGCAGGACGCGGTCAATGTCGCCCGCGAGTTCCACGACCGGCTGGCGATCACCGGGGTGGTGCTGTCGAAGCTCGACGGCGATGCGCGGGGCGGGGCGGCCCTGTCGATCCGCGAGGTGACCGGCACGCCCATCAAGCTCGCCTCGGTCGGCGAAAAACTCGGCGACCTCGAGCCCTTCCATCCCGACCGGCTCGCCTCCCGCATCCTCGGCATGGGCGACATCGTCACCCTCGTCGAACGGGCGCAGGAGCACATCGACCAGGCGCAGGCCGAGAAGATGCAGCAGAAGCTGCTCCGGGCCAAATTCGATTTCGAGGATTTCCTCGAGCAGATGGAGCAGATCAAGAAGATGGGGCCGCTCGACTCGCTCCTGCAGATGATCCCCGGGGTGGGAAAAGCGCTCAAGGGGGTGTCGGTTGAGCCGAAGGAGATGGAGCGGATGGCGGCGATCATCAAGTCGATGACGATCGAGGAGCGGCGCAACCCGGGGATGATCGACGGGTCGCGCAAGAAGCGGATCGCCGCCGGCTCGGGGAATTCGGTGCAGACGATCAACCAGCTGCTCAAGCAGTTTACGGCGATGCAGAAGATGTTTCACAATATGAATAAAGGAAATCTGAAAGGGATCCCGAAGGGGATGCTTCCTTTCGGATAA